TTGATAAAAATACTCTGTCTGCGGTCTTAGGGCCAAAGGCAGAGTATTTTTTTTGAGTACTCATATTGACAATAAGGGTTAACGTTGATAAGATGAAAATAATAAATACCTACTCGTTTACTCGGATATAAAAGATTTATTTATGAACAAAGAAACTTTCGGAAACCTCCGCCCTGCTAGAAATCTTAGCAGTAAGGGATAGGATTAACAGGATTTCCGCAGTTCTTCTATAACAGCTAGAGGCTACCGGCCGCACAGTATAGGTTAACAGGACTCAAGTTTTATTCATCCACTAAGGAGGGCATTCATATGGCTAAAGTAGTTAATAACGTAACAGAACTCATCGGAGGTACTCCGCTTGTTCGTCTGAACCGTATCGTACCTGAAGGCAGTGCTGAAGTATTCGTGAAGCTGGAGTACCAGAATCCAGGTTCAAGCGTGAAAGACCGTATCGCAATTAGCATTGTGGAAGAAGCGGAAAAAGAAGGCAAGCTAAAACCAGGTGATACCATTATTGAAGCAACAAGTGGTAACACGGGAATTGGACTCGCGATGGTGGCTGCAGCCAAAGGTTACAAGTCCGTTATTGTAATGCCTGAGACGATGAGCTTGGAGCGTCGCAACTTGCTTCGTGCGTATGGTGCTGAGCTTGTGCTTACACCTGGAGCTGAAGGTATGAATGGTGCTGTTAAAAAAGCCGAAGAACTGCTGAAAGAAAACCCTTCCTATTTCATGGCTGAGCAATTTAAAAATAAAGCCAACGTGAAGATCCACCGTGAAACGACTGGCCCTGAGATTGTTGAAGCAATTCAATCTGTAGGCGGTACGTTGGATGCTTTCGTTGCAGGAATCGGTACAGGTGGAACAATTACAGGTACAGGCGAAGTGCTGAAAGAAGCTTTCGCTGGTATTAAAATTGTTGCGGTTGAGCCAGCAGCTTCGCCAATTCTGGCGGGCGGCAAACCAGGACCACATAAGATCCAGGGGATTGGTGCCAACTTTATCCCTGAGATTCTGGATCAGGAAATCT
This Paenibacillus xylanexedens DNA region includes the following protein-coding sequences:
- the cysK gene encoding cysteine synthase A is translated as MAKVVNNVTELIGGTPLVRLNRIVPEGSAEVFVKLEYQNPGSSVKDRIAISIVEEAEKEGKLKPGDTIIEATSGNTGIGLAMVAAAKGYKSVIVMPETMSLERRNLLRAYGAELVLTPGAEGMNGAVKKAEELLKENPSYFMAEQFKNKANVKIHRETTGPEIVEAIQSVGGTLDAFVAGIGTGGTITGTGEVLKEAFAGIKIVAVEPAASPILAGGKPGPHKIQGIGANFIPEILDQEIYDEIIHIENDDAFETARQVAKEEGILSGISSGAAIRAGLQVAKQLGEGKRVVVIVPSNGERYLSTPLYNFEG